In the genome of Desulfatirhabdium butyrativorans DSM 18734, one region contains:
- the sppA gene encoding signal peptide peptidase SppA encodes MFSRRHPYLFFLLIFSGICLSFLMVISLIGLLSLRSIGFDVLETSGQNRIGIVEISGYLTDVADSVKAIKRFREDASIRAVVLRIDSPGGAVGPAQEIYREVVKTVGVKPVIASMGTVAASGGYYIASPATRIVANPGTLTGSIGVIMNFANVEELIHKFGLVPVVIKSGEHKDIGSPMRKMKPEERAILQELSDQVHRQFITAVADGRKLPENEVRKLADGRVFSGETAKEKGLVDMLGNFEDAVDLAASTAGIEGKVEEVHAEDKKVKWLKKIAETAVSAALDAGWKPVVQY; translated from the coding sequence ATGTTTTCCCGAAGACATCCCTACCTCTTCTTTCTGTTGATTTTCTCCGGCATTTGCCTCTCGTTTCTCATGGTGATCAGCCTGATCGGGTTGCTGAGTCTGCGATCCATCGGATTCGACGTTTTGGAGACTTCCGGCCAGAACCGGATCGGCATTGTCGAGATATCGGGCTATCTGACGGATGTCGCAGATTCCGTCAAAGCGATCAAGCGGTTCCGGGAAGACGCCTCGATCAGGGCTGTCGTGCTGCGGATCGATTCGCCTGGCGGTGCTGTCGGGCCTGCCCAGGAAATCTATCGGGAAGTGGTTAAAACGGTCGGTGTGAAGCCCGTCATCGCCTCGATGGGAACGGTTGCGGCTTCTGGCGGATATTATATCGCGTCTCCGGCAACCCGGATCGTGGCCAATCCGGGGACACTCACCGGCAGCATCGGCGTCATCATGAATTTTGCCAATGTCGAGGAGCTGATCCACAAATTCGGTCTCGTGCCGGTGGTGATCAAAAGCGGGGAACACAAGGATATCGGTTCTCCCATGCGAAAAATGAAACCCGAGGAGCGGGCGATCCTTCAGGAATTGAGCGATCAGGTTCACCGGCAGTTCATCACGGCCGTTGCGGACGGCAGGAAACTGCCCGAAAACGAGGTCCGAAAGCTGGCGGACGGCCGGGTTTTTTCGGGGGAAACCGCGAAGGAAAAAGGCCTGGTGGACATGTTGGGCAATTTCGAGGATGCCGTCGATTTGGCTGCATCAACGGCCGGGATCGAAGGCAAGGTGGAAGAGGTGCATGCGGAAGACAAAAAGGTCAAATGGCTGAAAAAGATCGCCGAAACCGCAGTCTCCGCGGCTTTGGACGCCGGATGGAAACCGGTTGTGCAATACTGA
- a CDS encoding bifunctional metallophosphatase/5'-nucleotidase, producing the protein MRRSRLWIIALLFFLVSCAGSKPQSFQMDLAHLNDTHSHLESVAVTTTLSGEQTTIQAGGFGRLKTVIDQMRREDPELLLVHAGDAVQGTLYFTCFDGSLDFDFLNLLGVDAMTFGNHEFDRGTAPIPGWIAHSNFPWISTNIDFSREPAIAPLVKPSLIKTIHGEPVALIGVTTETTPQSTIGSGKAVFHNAVERVKQQVAELVASGINKIILLSHLGYEQDKALASQVSGIDVIVGGHSHTLLADKQALSAIGLVPEGPYPTVVKAPDGRRVLVLQAWKWGLVLGRIRIGFSNDGEITGWRASPILPVGEAFRNEQGAVIGERAADRQMRHELEQTGIVQVVPEDPALVDALKPYTVLLEHFRSERVAVATREMPLGVGSGPGPLAAASMLRAVPGAQVAVLNYGGVRKGFSAGTVTLADVLEVLPFANTLIRVDLSGARLKQTLEDALEYLHRKYGHDTAAAPYLAGASMSVQPSAPAGSRIQTLSIRDESGMLRPVQERAVYTTVVNAFVAGGHDGFRIIGNTPGEDTGIIDSDAFLDYLKQLGTIPADAKQPQAGRLDRRAITPDVFIPEQRESGFGPDSHARNPHPELLAIPVVNSPAPATMQHAG; encoded by the coding sequence ATGCGTCGGTCAAGGCTCTGGATCATCGCGCTGCTGTTCTTTCTGGTTTCCTGTGCAGGCAGCAAGCCGCAAAGCTTTCAGATGGACCTGGCCCATTTGAACGACACGCACTCCCATCTCGAGTCTGTGGCAGTAACGACGACCCTTTCCGGTGAGCAGACAACGATTCAGGCGGGTGGTTTCGGCCGGCTGAAGACGGTCATCGACCAGATGCGCAGGGAAGATCCAGAGCTGCTGCTCGTTCATGCCGGAGACGCCGTTCAGGGGACCCTGTATTTCACCTGTTTTGACGGATCGCTTGACTTCGATTTTCTGAATCTTCTGGGCGTCGATGCCATGACGTTCGGCAACCACGAATTCGATCGCGGAACAGCACCCATTCCCGGATGGATCGCACACAGCAACTTTCCCTGGATTTCCACCAACATCGATTTTTCCAGAGAACCCGCCATCGCCCCATTGGTCAAACCCAGTCTGATCAAAACCATTCACGGTGAGCCCGTAGCCCTGATCGGGGTCACCACAGAGACAACCCCCCAGTCCACGATCGGCTCGGGAAAAGCGGTTTTCCACAATGCGGTTGAAAGGGTGAAACAGCAGGTTGCCGAACTCGTCGCATCCGGCATCAACAAGATCATTCTGCTTTCCCACCTGGGTTACGAGCAGGACAAGGCCCTGGCCAGCCAGGTATCCGGGATCGATGTCATTGTCGGTGGACACAGCCACACCCTGCTGGCCGACAAACAGGCACTGTCGGCCATAGGCCTCGTTCCAGAAGGCCCCTACCCCACCGTCGTGAAGGCCCCCGACGGCAGGCGGGTTCTGGTGTTGCAAGCCTGGAAATGGGGGCTCGTGTTGGGCCGGATCCGGATCGGGTTCTCCAACGACGGAGAAATCACAGGCTGGCGCGCATCGCCGATCCTGCCGGTCGGAGAAGCTTTTCGCAACGAGCAGGGAGCCGTGATCGGCGAAAGGGCGGCGGATCGCCAGATGCGCCATGAGCTCGAGCAAACCGGAATCGTACAGGTCGTGCCCGAAGACCCGGCGTTAGTGGACGCACTGAAACCCTACACGGTTCTTCTGGAGCATTTCCGATCCGAGCGGGTGGCTGTTGCGACCCGTGAAATGCCGCTCGGCGTCGGCAGCGGCCCAGGCCCTCTGGCGGCGGCATCCATGCTGAGGGCCGTGCCGGGCGCGCAAGTGGCGGTTTTGAATTATGGCGGCGTTCGAAAAGGTTTTTCCGCCGGCACCGTTACCCTTGCCGACGTGCTCGAAGTGCTGCCTTTCGCCAATACGCTGATCCGGGTGGATCTGAGCGGCGCCCGGTTGAAACAGACCTTGGAAGACGCCCTCGAATACCTGCATCGCAAGTATGGCCATGACACCGCCGCCGCACCCTATCTTGCCGGTGCTTCCATGAGCGTTCAGCCATCGGCCCCTGCCGGTTCCCGGATTCAGACGCTTTCGATTCGGGATGAATCGGGTATGCTTCGACCAGTGCAGGAGCGGGCTGTCTATACAACGGTCGTCAATGCTTTCGTGGCAGGCGGGCACGACGGGTTCCGGATCATCGGAAATACACCGGGCGAGGATACCGGGATCATCGACAGCGACGCTTTCCTGGATTATCTGAAACAGCTCGGAACGATTCCTGCGGATGCGAAACAACCGCAAGCCGGCAGGCTCGATAGACGTGCAATAACGCCGGATGTCTTTATCCCGGAACAGCGGGAATCCGGTTTCGGCCCGGATTCGCATGCCCGGAACCCACACCCGGAACTGCTGGCGATACCGGTTGTGAACTCGCCGGCCCCTGCAACCATGCAGCATGCCGGGTGA
- a CDS encoding adenylosuccinate synthase yields MANIVIVGTQWGDEGKGKIVDLLSEHADIVVRFQGGNNAGHTMVVNGQQFISHLVPSGILQKKICAIGNGVVVDPEILIEEMTYLSEKGIDVGAELIKISDKAHLIMPYHKAIDIARENRKGDRKIGTTGRGIGPCYEDKASRRGIRFVELMDQALFEEMLAENLEEKNFYLTKFLGGEALSRAEIRDRYLGYAERLAPHITHLSAFLGAAIANNRPILFEGAQGTHLDIDHGTYPFVTSSNTVSANACSGSGIGPKNIDGVIGVVKAYTTRVGHGPFPCELLDETGECIQKKGAEFGATTGRKRRCGWLDTVLLTNAIRLNSLTGLAITKLDVLGELDSICICTGYDYRGRQLKDFPSSLKVLSECSPILETLPGWKSDISGARALSELPVQALAYIHRIETLTGVPVQIVSVGPGRDQTIVIDHPFAGKPS; encoded by the coding sequence GTGGCCAATATCGTCATCGTCGGCACCCAGTGGGGTGATGAGGGAAAGGGTAAGATCGTCGATTTGCTCTCCGAACATGCAGACATCGTCGTTCGATTTCAGGGAGGCAACAACGCCGGGCACACCATGGTGGTCAACGGGCAACAGTTCATCAGCCACCTGGTGCCTTCCGGCATTCTGCAGAAAAAGATCTGCGCCATCGGCAACGGTGTCGTCGTCGACCCGGAAATCCTGATCGAGGAGATGACCTATCTATCGGAAAAAGGCATCGATGTCGGAGCGGAGCTCATCAAGATCAGCGACAAGGCTCACCTGATCATGCCCTATCACAAAGCCATCGACATTGCCCGTGAAAACCGGAAAGGCGACCGGAAGATCGGAACCACCGGAAGAGGCATCGGCCCCTGTTACGAAGACAAGGCTTCCAGACGGGGGATCCGGTTCGTCGAATTGATGGATCAGGCCCTATTCGAGGAAATGCTGGCGGAAAACCTCGAGGAAAAGAATTTTTACCTGACGAAATTTCTGGGAGGCGAAGCGCTCTCTCGTGCGGAAATCCGGGATCGCTACCTGGGCTACGCCGAACGGCTGGCGCCGCACATCACCCACCTGTCCGCCTTTCTGGGCGCGGCTATCGCCAACAACCGGCCCATCCTCTTCGAAGGCGCCCAGGGAACCCATCTCGACATCGATCATGGCACCTACCCATTTGTCACCTCCTCCAACACCGTTTCCGCGAACGCCTGTTCCGGCTCCGGCATCGGTCCGAAAAACATCGACGGCGTCATCGGCGTGGTCAAGGCATACACGACGCGGGTCGGGCACGGCCCCTTTCCCTGTGAACTCCTGGACGAGACAGGCGAATGCATCCAGAAGAAAGGCGCCGAATTCGGCGCCACCACCGGCAGGAAGCGCCGCTGCGGATGGCTCGACACCGTGCTGCTCACCAACGCCATCCGTCTGAACAGCCTGACGGGCTTGGCCATCACGAAACTCGATGTGCTGGGGGAGCTCGATTCGATATGCATCTGCACCGGGTACGATTACCGGGGCAGACAACTCAAAGATTTCCCTTCCAGCCTGAAAGTGCTCTCTGAATGCTCGCCTATCCTGGAGACCCTGCCGGGCTGGAAAAGCGACATCTCCGGCGCAAGAGCGTTATCGGAACTGCCCGTCCAGGCGCTTGCCTACATTCACCGGATCGAAACCCTGACCGGGGTTCCGGTTCAAATCGTATCCGTCGGCCCCGGACGGGATCAGACGATCGTCATCGATCATCCGTTCGCTGGAAAACCGTCATAA
- a CDS encoding M15 family metallopeptidase, which produces MKIRLRIFILLFLLVPAAPAMSNAADIPRRISALLVKLDKALTASRQVLYVDPDDRAAIRATAYLLERKGASWSLALGPFPAILGRNGMAPAWEKREGDGRTPSGVFPLRQAFGYPAAIHTRLDYRQSQPDDIWVDDVLSPDYNHRVKVGQTGASSFEYLVLDNDAYKYGLIVEYNSHPTIKGFGSAIFVHVRKGKGMPTAGCISLAEHNLKQILGWLDPQQKPVLVAGTPKELEAFVSGPAEALPADIPETIRSRLGAVSRRLGQWRVGNGFFAMATTVPDAVASSMLEKRSWRPGCPVPIDDLAYVVSNYHGFDGRTQYGELVVHVGLSGFVLDILKGLYENGFPIERMELIENYDADDDRSMAANNTSAFNCRDITGKPGFFSKHSYGGAIDINPVQNPYVSAKAEALKKRGWDGDGTTADYLKRIGYGGASPISSFCAANPSECNVLPPGGLPYLERRIRHTGMLAEGDRAVALFRQKGFDWGGEWVGKLDYQHFEFDWGRLSR; this is translated from the coding sequence ATGAAAATCCGGCTGCGTATTTTCATCCTGTTGTTCCTGCTTGTTCCTGCAGCGCCTGCTATGTCAAACGCAGCAGACATTCCGCGGCGGATATCGGCGTTGCTGGTCAAACTCGACAAGGCTCTGACTGCCAGCCGGCAGGTGCTCTATGTCGATCCGGATGACAGGGCGGCGATCCGCGCAACCGCGTATCTGCTGGAGCGGAAGGGCGCATCCTGGTCACTGGCCCTTGGCCCTTTTCCGGCGATCCTGGGCAGAAACGGAATGGCTCCGGCCTGGGAAAAGCGCGAGGGCGACGGACGAACGCCGTCGGGTGTCTTCCCGTTACGACAGGCCTTTGGCTATCCGGCAGCCATCCACACCCGGCTCGACTATCGCCAATCCCAACCGGACGATATCTGGGTTGACGACGTGCTGTCACCCGATTATAACCACCGGGTCAAGGTCGGCCAAACGGGGGCCTCCTCCTTCGAGTATCTGGTTTTGGACAACGATGCGTACAAATACGGGCTCATCGTCGAATACAACAGCCATCCGACGATCAAGGGGTTCGGCAGCGCCATCTTCGTTCATGTCCGTAAGGGGAAAGGGATGCCGACTGCCGGATGCATATCGCTGGCGGAGCATAACCTGAAGCAGATCCTTGGGTGGCTCGATCCGCAACAGAAACCGGTTCTCGTCGCCGGGACCCCGAAGGAGCTGGAGGCATTCGTATCCGGTCCGGCAGAGGCATTGCCTGCGGATATTCCGGAAACGATTCGCAGCAGGCTGGGCGCCGTATCGCGCAGGCTTGGCCAATGGCGTGTTGGCAACGGCTTTTTTGCCATGGCAACGACAGTGCCGGATGCCGTTGCCTCGAGCATGTTGGAAAAACGCTCCTGGCGGCCGGGATGTCCCGTGCCCATCGATGATCTGGCCTATGTGGTGTCGAATTATCACGGGTTCGACGGGAGAACGCAGTATGGCGAACTGGTCGTTCATGTGGGATTGTCGGGTTTCGTTCTGGACATTTTGAAGGGGTTGTACGAGAACGGCTTTCCGATCGAGCGGATGGAGCTGATTGAAAACTATGACGCGGATGACGATCGATCCATGGCGGCCAACAATACATCCGCCTTCAACTGCCGGGATATCACCGGCAAGCCGGGATTCTTTTCCAAGCACAGTTATGGGGGAGCCATCGACATCAATCCCGTTCAGAATCCTTATGTATCCGCCAAAGCGGAAGCGCTGAAAAAGCGCGGTTGGGATGGTGACGGCACAACAGCCGATTACCTGAAAAGAATCGGATACGGCGGCGCATCGCCCATCAGCAGTTTCTGCGCGGCAAATCCTTCCGAATGCAACGTCTTGCCGCCGGGAGGGCTCCCGTACCTCGAGCGGCGCATCCGGCATACGGGGATGCTGGCGGAAGGGGATCGGGCTGTGGCGCTGTTTCGGCAAAAAGGGTTCGATTGGGGCGGAGAATGGGTTGGCAAGCTGGATTACCAGCATTTCGAATTTGATTGGGGTCGGCTCTCCAGATAA
- a CDS encoding NupC/NupG family nucleoside CNT transporter: MRGIAGIGMLLTIAWLMSENRRIVPWRIVLAGIGLQVAIAILMIKAAPFRIVFMGLNRFVSAMEEATRAGTSFVFGYVGGARPPFAELNPANSFSLAFQALPMVLVIGALTSLLYYWRILPKIVQGFSWVLRKSMGIGGALGVGAAGNIFLGMVETPLLIRPYLKRMTRSELFALMATGLSCIAGTILVVYATILQQAIPDALGHILTASIIHAPAALVIAAIMIPETGQQTLGGEIGAYAARGSMDALVKGTEDALNLLLNIVAVLIVFVALIKLLDIALGYLPEVMGEALTLERILGVLMAPVVWMIGVPWSDAGTAGSLMGVKIVLNELIAYLQLAALPPMALEIKSRLILTYAMCSFANFGSLGILIGGMGALCPERRDEIVAMGIKSLVAGVLASMMTGAIVGVL; this comes from the coding sequence ATGCGCGGGATAGCCGGAATCGGGATGCTGCTGACCATCGCCTGGCTGATGAGCGAAAACAGGCGGATTGTGCCGTGGCGAATCGTGCTGGCAGGTATTGGCCTGCAGGTGGCGATCGCCATTTTGATGATCAAGGCGGCGCCGTTTCGAATCGTTTTCATGGGGTTGAACAGGTTTGTCTCTGCCATGGAGGAGGCCACCCGGGCAGGCACTTCCTTCGTATTCGGGTATGTGGGCGGTGCCCGGCCGCCGTTTGCCGAGTTGAATCCGGCCAATTCTTTTTCGCTGGCCTTTCAGGCCCTGCCCATGGTGCTGGTGATCGGCGCCCTGACATCCCTGCTGTATTACTGGCGCATTCTGCCAAAAATCGTTCAGGGCTTTTCGTGGGTGCTGCGGAAATCCATGGGTATCGGCGGCGCGCTGGGCGTTGGCGCAGCAGGAAACATTTTTTTGGGTATGGTGGAAACCCCCTTGCTGATCCGGCCCTATTTGAAGCGAATGACCAGAAGCGAGCTCTTTGCCTTGATGGCGACCGGACTTTCCTGTATTGCCGGAACCATCCTGGTGGTCTATGCCACCATCCTGCAACAGGCGATTCCGGATGCACTGGGGCATATCCTGACCGCATCCATCATCCACGCCCCTGCGGCCCTGGTGATTGCAGCCATCATGATCCCGGAGACGGGGCAGCAGACGCTGGGCGGAGAGATCGGCGCGTATGCGGCCAGAGGTTCCATGGACGCCCTGGTCAAAGGCACGGAAGACGCTCTGAATCTGCTGCTCAACATCGTGGCTGTCCTGATCGTGTTCGTCGCACTGATCAAACTGCTCGACATCGCGCTTGGCTATCTGCCGGAAGTCATGGGTGAGGCGCTGACCCTGGAACGGATCCTCGGCGTCCTGATGGCGCCTGTAGTCTGGATGATCGGCGTGCCTTGGAGCGATGCCGGGACAGCCGGTTCCCTGATGGGTGTCAAGATCGTTCTCAACGAGCTGATCGCCTACCTCCAGCTTGCGGCATTGCCCCCCATGGCCTTGGAAATCAAGAGCCGGTTGATCCTGACCTATGCCATGTGCAGTTTTGCCAATTTCGGAAGTCTCGGCATTCTGATCGGCGGGATGGGGGCGCTGTGTCCTGAGCGGCGGGATGAAATCGTGGCCATGGGGATCAAGTCTTTGGTGGCGGGAGTTCTGGCTTCCATGATGACCGGTGCGATTGTCGGGGTTTTGTGA
- the csrA gene encoding carbon storage regulator CsrA: protein MLVITRKMDESITIGGDIRVAVLGIKGNTVKLGIDAPRQTPVYRTEVYQNIIAENLRAAELPQDLSFLETRSGKKEGA, encoded by the coding sequence ATGCTCGTCATCACTCGGAAGATGGATGAAAGTATCACGATCGGCGGAGATATCCGGGTGGCGGTTCTGGGAATCAAGGGAAACACCGTGAAATTGGGAATCGATGCGCCGAGGCAGACCCCTGTCTACCGGACGGAGGTCTATCAGAATATCATTGCCGAAAATTTGCGTGCAGCGGAATTGCCCCAGGACCTGTCTTTCCTGGAAACACGTTCCGGCAAGAAAGAAGGTGCATGA
- a CDS encoding cupin domain-containing protein encodes MKRGCLIAMMLMLFAHGAVAASLPCGGSDARQVPATYIAADGKQADACFDQGRNRVSIRLPDGETVSLPLAISASGSRYSDGTRTFWEHQGIGRYSVGERTLFEGKIVQDAGYNSGVTSKLLKKTTVTANGEPIRYLTTDKPEVSAVLVEIAPGRQTGWHKHSVPVYAYVLAGEISVELEQGEPLFYKTGDAFVEVVEAFHNGKNNGTEPVRLVVFYTGAQGQENVTRK; translated from the coding sequence ATGAAAAGAGGATGTTTGATCGCGATGATGTTGATGTTGTTTGCCCATGGTGCGGTTGCAGCCTCGCTGCCCTGTGGGGGAAGTGACGCCCGCCAGGTTCCGGCAACCTACATCGCTGCGGACGGAAAGCAGGCGGATGCCTGTTTCGATCAGGGGCGCAACCGGGTTTCCATCCGATTGCCCGATGGCGAGACGGTATCGTTACCGTTGGCGATATCGGCATCCGGTTCCCGATACAGCGACGGGACACGCACGTTTTGGGAACACCAGGGCATCGGGCGATATTCCGTCGGGGAAAGAACGCTGTTCGAGGGCAAGATTGTTCAGGATGCGGGCTACAACAGCGGCGTAACGTCCAAGCTCCTGAAAAAAACGACGGTGACCGCCAACGGTGAGCCAATCCGCTACCTGACTACGGACAAGCCCGAGGTGAGCGCCGTGCTCGTGGAGATAGCCCCCGGTCGGCAAACCGGCTGGCATAAACACTCCGTTCCTGTCTATGCGTATGTGCTTGCCGGTGAGATATCCGTAGAGCTGGAACAGGGAGAGCCGCTCTTTTACAAGACCGGAGATGCCTTCGTCGAAGTGGTGGAGGCCTTTCACAACGGGAAAAACAACGGCACGGAACCTGTCCGGTTGGTGGTTTTCTATACCGGAGCCCAGGGCCAGGAGAATGTGACCCGGAAATGA
- the tadA gene encoding tRNA adenosine(34) deaminase TadA, whose amino-acid sequence MQEFMQIAIEQARQAFTLGEVPIGAVLVDAEGQILAKDCNRTISSCDPTAHAEILVIRKASAILGNYRLLNTTLYVSIEPCVMCMGALIHARVHTVVYGASDPRWGACDSLYAFARDTRFNHRPETIGGICEEPCRKLMQDFFRQRRQAHGMAN is encoded by the coding sequence ATGCAGGAATTCATGCAAATCGCCATCGAGCAGGCCAGACAGGCATTCACACTTGGAGAGGTGCCCATCGGAGCCGTTCTGGTCGATGCGGAAGGTCAGATTCTGGCCAAGGACTGCAACCGCACCATCAGCAGCTGCGATCCCACCGCCCATGCGGAAATCCTGGTGATCCGAAAGGCTTCCGCCATCCTGGGGAATTATCGGTTGTTAAACACCACGCTCTATGTTAGCATCGAGCCGTGTGTCATGTGTATGGGCGCGCTGATTCATGCCCGCGTGCATACCGTCGTTTATGGGGCGTCGGATCCCAGATGGGGTGCATGCGACTCGCTGTATGCATTTGCCAGAGATACCCGGTTCAATCATCGACCCGAAACGATCGGCGGCATCTGTGAAGAACCATGCAGGAAGCTGATGCAGGATTTTTTCCGGCAAAGAAGGCAGGCTCATGGCATGGCGAACTGA
- the fliW gene encoding flagellar assembly protein FliW yields MMDRQPNLQTQEQAPAMVEFETARFGIVQVEADKILHFPEGLLGLPDHKDYCLLPHQPGSPFFWLQSITVPYLSFIVIDPLMGEPEYFKNLPEVDRQLFEGIEQGDVIVLALVTIKPEKDPPLTMNLVGPILVDQRIRTARQVVLTSTRYSCRHPLKL; encoded by the coding sequence ATGATGGATCGACAACCCAATCTCCAAACCCAGGAACAAGCCCCCGCAATGGTCGAATTTGAAACTGCCCGTTTCGGCATCGTCCAGGTCGAAGCCGATAAAATCCTGCATTTTCCGGAAGGTCTCTTGGGGCTTCCGGACCACAAGGACTATTGTCTGCTGCCGCATCAGCCTGGATCGCCGTTTTTCTGGCTCCAGTCCATCACGGTGCCATACCTTTCCTTTATCGTTATCGATCCCTTGATGGGTGAGCCGGAATATTTCAAGAACCTCCCCGAGGTGGATCGTCAGCTTTTTGAAGGAATCGAGCAAGGGGATGTCATCGTTTTGGCACTGGTCACCATCAAGCCGGAAAAGGATCCGCCGTTGACGATGAACCTGGTCGGACCGATCTTGGTGGATCAGCGGATCCGAACAGCGCGGCAGGTGGTGTTGACCAGCACCCGTTACAGTTGCAGGCATCCGCTGAAATTGTAA
- a CDS encoding 30S ribosomal protein S1, whose product MTSPVESLVVEEGTEPGESMENLMEMYEESFKRFAEGEVVTGRIISVDRDFVLVDIGYKSEGQIKIHEFRDESGNITAKVGDLVEVMVEWWDDENEMVVLSKEKAAKVKVWEEIKKIHESDGTIEGTITARVKGGFSVDVGVQAFLPGSQADLRPIRNLDELVGKTFEFKILKYNRKRSNIVLSRRVLLEHERETKRAATLSSISEGKIIQGHVKNITEYGVFVDLGGVDGLLHITDISWGRVKHPNELYKIGDPITVKVLNLDVEKERVSLGVKQLSEDPWITAIQKFPVGTRINGKVVSLTDYGAFVELEEGIEGLIHVSEMSWTRKIRHPSKILSVGDRVDAVVLDIKPDNRRISLGMKQVAPNPWDLISEKYPVGTTIEGRIKNITDFGIFIGIDEGIDGLVHISDISWTKRIKHPSDLYKKGDVVQAIVLDIDKDNERFSLGIKQLHEDPWKTVAQRYAVGTIITGTITNLTDFGIFVELEEGVEGLVHVSEISKEKIKTPVGRFNVNDTITAKVMNINTEERRIGLSIKRLEIDDEQALISEYVSSLKPASSEFGEKLRENLQEKFSD is encoded by the coding sequence ATGACGTCACCGGTTGAATCGCTGGTTGTGGAGGAAGGAACGGAACCGGGCGAAAGCATGGAAAACCTGATGGAAATGTATGAAGAGAGCTTCAAACGTTTCGCTGAAGGGGAAGTGGTGACGGGACGCATCATCTCGGTTGATCGGGACTTCGTGCTGGTCGATATCGGATACAAGTCCGAAGGTCAGATCAAGATTCATGAATTCCGGGACGAGTCCGGCAATATCACCGCAAAGGTCGGTGATCTTGTCGAGGTCATGGTCGAATGGTGGGACGACGAGAACGAAATGGTTGTCCTCTCCAAAGAGAAAGCCGCCAAGGTGAAGGTGTGGGAAGAGATCAAGAAAATCCACGAAAGTGACGGCACCATCGAGGGAACCATTACGGCCAGGGTCAAGGGTGGATTCTCCGTCGATGTCGGTGTTCAGGCTTTTCTGCCCGGTTCTCAGGCCGATCTCCGGCCGATCCGCAATCTCGATGAATTGGTGGGAAAAACCTTCGAATTCAAAATTCTCAAATACAACCGCAAGCGAAGCAACATCGTGCTTTCCCGAAGGGTATTGCTGGAGCATGAGCGGGAAACCAAGCGCGCCGCCACGCTGAGTTCCATTTCGGAGGGCAAGATCATCCAGGGCCATGTCAAGAACATCACCGAATATGGTGTTTTCGTCGACTTGGGCGGGGTGGATGGGCTTTTGCACATCACCGATATTTCCTGGGGACGGGTCAAGCATCCGAACGAATTGTACAAGATCGGCGATCCAATCACCGTCAAGGTGCTGAATCTCGATGTCGAAAAGGAACGGGTTTCCCTGGGTGTCAAGCAGCTCAGTGAAGACCCGTGGATTACGGCCATCCAGAAATTCCCGGTTGGCACCCGAATTAACGGAAAAGTGGTCAGCCTGACCGATTATGGCGCATTCGTGGAACTGGAAGAAGGTATCGAAGGGCTCATTCATGTGTCCGAGATGAGCTGGACCCGCAAGATCCGGCATCCTTCCAAAATCCTTTCGGTCGGTGACCGTGTCGATGCGGTGGTTCTGGATATCAAACCGGACAATCGCCGGATTTCACTGGGTATGAAGCAGGTTGCGCCCAATCCGTGGGATCTGATCAGCGAGAAATACCCGGTCGGAACCACCATCGAGGGGAGAATCAAGAATATCACCGATTTCGGGATTTTCATCGGCATCGATGAGGGCATCGACGGCTTGGTGCATATTTCCGATATTTCCTGGACCAAGCGGATCAAACATCCTTCCGATCTCTACAAGAAAGGGGATGTCGTTCAGGCCATCGTGCTGGATATCGACAAGGATAACGAGCGTTTCTCCCTCGGGATCAAACAATTGCACGAGGATCCCTGGAAAACCGTGGCCCAGCGCTACGCCGTTGGAACCATCATTACCGGCACCATCACCAACCTGACGGATTTCGGCATTTTTGTCGAGCTCGAGGAAGGGGTCGAGGGATTGGTCCATGTTTCCGAGATCAGCAAGGAAAAGATCAAGACCCCGGTCGGGCGGTTCAACGTCAACGACACCATTACGGCCAAGGTGATGAACATCAACACCGAGGAGCGCAGGATCGGCCTGTCGATCAAACGCCTCGAAATCGATGACGAGCAGGCCCTGATTTCAGAATATGTCAGCAGCCTCAAGCCGGCATCTTCGGAATTTGGTGAAAAACTGAGGGAAAACCTTCAGGAGAAGTTTTCCGACTGA